From the genome of Alkalimarinus coralli:
TTAAGGAGCTATGGAAGGCGATCTTTTTCGCCAAACTATGGTGGCCAACAACCGTAGTTGAGCAGTACCTGGAAGGAAGAAACTATCGGGTGGTTGTCGCTCAAGGCAAAATCATGTCGGTACTGCAGCGGTATGCCCCCTTTGTTGAAGGCAATGGGCACGATTCTATCAGCACCTTAATAGATGCTGAGAACAGTGTGCGAGAGCAAATGGGGCTCTACCCATGCATACACCCGCTACAGAAGGGTTCAGTAACGCAACATTTTCTCAAAAAGAAAAACTACACGCTCGATACCGTGCCAGCCAAAGGTGAAGTGGTCAACCTGTTCTACCGTATATCTCTCGCCCCAGGCGGGGTTGTTCGCACAATCGAAAAACAGACCATCCCCACAGTAAATCAAACACTGTTCAAAGATGTTCTGGAACTGTTTGATGCCAATATTCTTGGCATAGACGTTATTTTTGAAAAAGGCATCGAGTTTGATTACCGAGATCAAAAGTGCATTTTCTTGGAAGTCAATTCTCGCCCGTATCTGAAAATGCACGACTTTCCACGATATGGAAAGAAAGAAGATTTGTCCGGCTATTTTGAAGAGCTAGACCAACTTAACATTACACAGACAGAAATATTCTAATGATATTTACTAGCCGACAGTTTTATTTATTTTCCGGTTACCACTCGCTACTCATTGGGC
Proteins encoded in this window:
- a CDS encoding cyanophycin synthetase — its product is MNALKKIIYQWISRKFMNGCSSYNSLEVRKSCRSKQQARAVFATGNVPHAKGEIFLNPFAAIRFAREHGFPLVIKPNVSGFSRGSHFPINSFKELWKAIFFAKLWWPTTVVEQYLEGRNYRVVVAQGKIMSVLQRYAPFVEGNGHDSISTLIDAENSVREQMGLYPCIHPLQKGSVTQHFLKKKNYTLDTVPAKGEVVNLFYRISLAPGGVVRTIEKQTIPTVNQTLFKDVLELFDANILGIDVIFEKGIEFDYRDQKCIFLEVNSRPYLKMHDFPRYGKKEDLSGYFEELDQLNITQTEIF